The nucleotide sequence CGTTCAATCAGTTAGCATGTGCCGATGAAAACCTATTTGTTATAACTCTAGGatgaaaattcatttaattcTTAAAGATACCAAATAACGCAATATTGAGGACAAAATGATGACTGTCAGAAGTTTTAAATTGTTGAGTGTAGCGGGCAGAacataaaataagttaaataaaataacacatgCTATTTGAAGTAAGCTTGTTAAAGTTATTTACACGTTCGCCTTAAAATTCCCGGAAACTCATTTGTATCGGAATTTATTCGACAGTATATAGTCTAAAATTATATGAAAGGTAGTGACACatttaaaaagaagaagaagaaataagACGTCATGGCGTTTTACTCTCAATTCAGCATTTGATCAGGTCATGAAGTATATACTCCTGAACTGATCTGCCCTGTTCCGTATTGTAGCCAGCAGGTTGTCCTTGGTAAACCGGGCATAGATAAGGGATAGTGATGTTTGTGACATCCCAACCCTTGAGATAGTTCATCTGGCACGTGCACAGGGTGGGATGGTTTTCATTGATGTAGATCAGGTCTAAGTGCTTTAAGTTGAGCAGCGTCATCACTGCTCGTGGTATGCCGATTGGTCCACCATAGGACAGCTCTTCGATGTTAGGCGCGTGCATAAAAGCCGTGTCATCTATTCTTGTTAGCATTGATCCTAGAATGAGTTTTCGGAGGTTACCCATACCTTTCAGATCGGATGAACCGAGGGCAAATATCTTGTTTTCGTTCAAATCTAACTCTTTAAGCCTGTGAAGATTAGACAAGGCCCTGGGAATGCTCGTCAAGCTGTTGTTTGTTAGAGACAAAACCTTCAGGTTACTGTTTATAGGCATAGCATTTTCTGGAATATCAACCAATTCGGCACCGTAGACATAGAGGTGTTCTATGGCGGGAAAATATCGAAAAACATCTGGCAGAGTAGGTAGGTAAAGGCTATTAAAGTCTAGGGTTGTCAGTGAAGGAAGGGTTTTTGTGTAATTACCAAATTCAAAATACCGCTGTTCTCCCGTGTACCAAGAAAAACTAAGGTACTCCAAGTTGCGAAGGGAGAATAGACTCTCTGGAACTGGATAAAGACCATCAACGTACAGCTGCTTAAGTGAACTTTCCAGTCCTTGGAATGCGTTGGAAGGGATAGGAATCAAATGTTCCA is from Mya arenaria isolate MELC-2E11 chromosome 9, ASM2691426v1 and encodes:
- the LOC128246329 gene encoding leucine-rich repeat protein SHOC-2-like, with translation MINLYDNFIAFVPPNAFAAIQSAHPTSVQIYLDYNLIEHVDPDAFSGIEDTLGYLDLSGNRLTTLPSALVKLTNLDSLFIYDNLFKTFDASIMSHLGQSITDLEFSLDNFTTWPQELQYLQKLKSTFIYGLEHLIPIPSNAFQGLESSLKQLYVDGLYPVPESLFSLRNLEYLSFSWYTGEQRYFEFGNYTKTLPSLTTLDFNSLYLPTLPDVFRYFPAIEHLYVYGAELVDIPENAMPINSNLKVLSLTNNSLTSIPRALSNLHRLKELDLNENKIFALGSSDLKGMGNLRKLILGSMLTRIDDTAFMHAPNIEELSYGGPIGIPRAVMTLLNLKHLDLIYINENHPTLCTCQMNYLKGWDVTNITIPYLCPVYQGQPAGYNTEQGRSVQEYILHDLIKC